The following proteins are co-located in the Pseudomonas sp. ATCC 13867 genome:
- the rpsL gene encoding 30S ribosomal protein S12 produces MATINQLVRKPRKRLVDKSGVPALQNCPQRRGVCTRVYTTTPKKPNSALRKVCRVRLTNGFEVSSYIGGEGHNLQEHSVVLIRGGRVKDLPGVRYHTVRGSLDTSGVKDRKQGRSKYGAKRPK; encoded by the coding sequence ATGGCAACTATCAACCAGCTGGTGCGCAAGCCGCGCAAGCGCCTGGTAGACAAGAGCGGCGTTCCTGCCCTGCAGAACTGCCCTCAGCGTCGCGGCGTATGCACCCGCGTATACACCACCACCCCGAAGAAGCCGAACTCCGCACTGCGTAAAGTGTGCCGTGTTCGCCTGACCAACGGTTTCGAGGTTTCCTCGTACATCGGTGGTGAAGGTCACAACCTGCAAGAGCACAGCGTAGTGCTGATCCGTGGCGGTCGTGTAAAGGACCTTCCGGGTGTTCGCTACCACACCGTGCGCGGTTCGCTGGATACCTCCGGCGTCAAAGACCGTAAGCAGGGTCGTTCGAAGTACGGCGCGAAGCGTCCGAAGTAA
- the rpsJ gene encoding 30S ribosomal protein S10, translating to MQNQQIRIRLKAFDHRLIDQSTQEIVETAKRTGAQVRGPIPLPTRKERYTVLISPHVNKDARDQYEIRTHKRVLDIVQPTDKTVDALMKLDLAAGVEVQISLG from the coding sequence ATGCAAAATCAACAAATCCGTATTCGGTTGAAGGCTTTTGACCATCGCCTGATCGACCAATCTACCCAGGAAATCGTGGAAACCGCGAAACGTACTGGCGCTCAGGTGCGTGGTCCGATTCCTCTGCCGACCCGCAAGGAACGTTACACCGTGCTGATTTCCCCGCACGTCAACAAGGACGCTCGTGACCAGTACGAAATTCGTACCCACAAGCGTGTTCTCGACATCGTTCAGCCGACCGACAAAACCGTCGACGCGCTGATGAAGCTCGACCTTGCTGCTGGCGTCGAAGTACAGATCAGCCTCGGCTAA
- the rpsG gene encoding 30S ribosomal protein S7 yields the protein MPRRRVAAKREILADPKYGSQILAKFMNHVMESGKKAVAERIVYGALDKVKERGKGDPLELFEKALDAIAPLVEVKSRRVGGATYQVPVEVRPSRRNALAMRWLVDFARKRGEKSMALRLAGELMDAAEGKGAAVKKREDVHRMAEANKAFSHYRF from the coding sequence ATGCCAAGACGTCGTGTAGCGGCCAAGCGTGAGATCCTGGCCGATCCTAAATACGGAAGCCAGATTCTGGCGAAGTTCATGAACCACGTGATGGAAAGCGGCAAGAAAGCCGTTGCCGAGCGTATCGTTTACGGTGCTCTGGACAAGGTCAAAGAGCGCGGTAAAGGCGACCCCCTGGAACTCTTCGAAAAAGCACTCGACGCCATCGCTCCGCTGGTCGAAGTGAAGTCCCGCCGTGTTGGCGGTGCTACCTACCAGGTTCCGGTCGAAGTACGTCCGTCCCGTCGTAATGCACTGGCCATGCGCTGGCTGGTGGACTTCGCCCGCAAGCGTGGCGAGAAGTCCATGGCGCTGCGTCTCGCTGGCGAACTGATGGATGCCGCTGAAGGTAAAGGCGCCGCCGTCAAGAAGCGTGAAGACGTGCACCGTATGGCCGAGGCCAACAAAGCGTTCTCGCACTACCGCTTCTAA
- the rplD gene encoding 50S ribosomal protein L4 — MQLNVNGAQAIEVSERTFGSEFNETLVHQAVVAYMAGGRQGTKAQKTRSEVSGGGKKPWRQKGTGRARAGTIRSPIWRGGGATFAAKPQDHSQKLNKKMYRAALRSILSELVRLDRLVVVADFAVDAPKTKGLVSKLEGLGLKDVLIVTEGVDENLYLAARNLAHVDVRDVQGSDPVSLIAYDKVLVTVSAVKKFEELLA, encoded by the coding sequence ATGCAACTGAATGTAAATGGCGCTCAGGCGATCGAAGTTTCCGAGCGTACCTTTGGCAGCGAATTCAACGAGACCCTGGTTCACCAGGCAGTCGTCGCCTACATGGCTGGCGGTCGTCAAGGCACCAAGGCTCAGAAGACTCGTTCCGAAGTCTCCGGTGGTGGCAAGAAGCCGTGGCGTCAGAAGGGCACCGGTCGTGCTCGTGCTGGCACCATCCGTAGCCCCATCTGGCGTGGCGGCGGCGCGACCTTCGCGGCCAAGCCCCAGGATCACTCCCAGAAGCTCAACAAGAAGATGTACCGCGCAGCTCTGCGCTCCATCCTCTCTGAGCTGGTTCGTCTGGACCGTCTGGTTGTCGTTGCCGACTTCGCTGTCGACGCACCGAAGACCAAGGGTCTGGTCAGCAAGCTGGAAGGCCTGGGCCTGAAAGATGTACTGATCGTCACCGAAGGCGTCGATGAGAACCTGTACCTGGCAGCTCGCAACCTGGCCCACGTCGATGTACGTGACGTCCAGGGTTCCGATCCGGTCAGCCTCATCGCCTACGACAAGGTGCTGGTCACCGTGTCTGCCGTGAAGAAGTTCGAGGAGCTGCTGGCATGA
- the tuf gene encoding elongation factor Tu: MAKEKFERNKPHVNVGTIGHVDHGKTTLTAALTKVCSDTWGGSARAFDQIDNAPEEKARGITINTSHVEYDSPVRHYAHVDCPGHADYVKNMITGAAQMDGAILVCSAADGPMPQTREHILLSRQVGVPYIVVFLNKADMVDDAELLELVEMEVRDLLNTYDFPGDDTPIVIGSALMALNGQDDNEMGVSAVRKLVETLDSYIPEPVRAIDQPFLMPIEDVFSISGRGTVVTGRVERGIVKVQEEVEIVGIKATTKTTCTGVEMFRKLLDEGRAGENVGVLLRGTKREDVERGQVLAKPGTIKPHTKFECEVYVLSKEEGGRHTPFFKGYRPQFYFRTTDVTGNCELPEGVEMVMPGDNVKMVVTLIAPIAMEDGLRFAIREGGRTVGAGVVAKIIE, encoded by the coding sequence GTGGCTAAGGAAAAATTCGAACGTAACAAACCGCACGTCAACGTCGGCACCATCGGTCACGTTGACCACGGTAAAACCACTCTGACCGCTGCTCTGACCAAGGTCTGCTCCGATACCTGGGGCGGCTCCGCTCGCGCTTTCGACCAGATCGACAACGCGCCGGAAGAGAAGGCTCGTGGTATCACCATCAACACCTCTCACGTTGAATACGACTCGCCGGTACGCCACTACGCTCACGTAGACTGCCCGGGCCACGCCGACTACGTGAAGAACATGATCACCGGTGCTGCCCAGATGGACGGCGCGATCCTGGTTTGCTCGGCTGCTGACGGCCCCATGCCGCAGACCCGCGAGCACATCCTGCTGTCCCGTCAGGTAGGCGTTCCCTACATTGTCGTGTTCCTGAACAAGGCCGACATGGTTGACGACGCCGAGCTGCTGGAACTGGTCGAAATGGAAGTTCGCGATCTGCTGAACACCTACGACTTCCCGGGCGACGACACCCCGATCGTGATCGGTTCCGCTCTGATGGCTCTGAACGGCCAGGACGACAACGAGATGGGCGTTTCCGCCGTGCGCAAGCTGGTAGAGACCCTGGACTCGTACATCCCTGAGCCGGTTCGTGCAATCGACCAGCCGTTCCTGATGCCGATCGAAGACGTGTTCTCGATCTCCGGTCGTGGCACCGTGGTAACTGGCCGTGTTGAGCGTGGCATCGTCAAGGTCCAGGAAGAAGTGGAAATCGTCGGCATCAAGGCGACCACCAAGACCACCTGCACCGGTGTTGAAATGTTCCGCAAGCTGCTCGACGAAGGTCGTGCTGGTGAGAACGTCGGCGTTCTGCTGCGTGGCACCAAGCGTGAAGACGTAGAGCGTGGTCAGGTTCTGGCCAAGCCGGGCACCATCAAGCCGCACACCAAGTTCGAGTGCGAAGTGTACGTGCTGTCCAAGGAAGAAGGTGGTCGTCACACCCCGTTCTTCAAGGGCTACCGTCCGCAGTTCTACTTCCGTACCACCGACGTGACCGGCAACTGCGAACTGCCGGAAGGCGTTGAGATGGTAATGCCGGGCGACAACGTTAAGATGGTTGTCACCCTGATCGCTCCGATCGCCATGGAAGACGGCCTGCGCTTCGCGATTCGCGAAGGTGGTCGTACCGTTGGCGCCGGCGTGGTTGCCAAGATCATCGAGTAA
- the fusA gene encoding elongation factor G has product MARNTAINRYRNIGICAHVDAGKTTTTERILFYTGLSHKMGEVHDGAATTDWMVQEQERGITITSAAITTFWEGSRGQYDKYRVNVIDTPGHVDFTIEVERSLRVLDGAVVVFCGTSGVEPQSETVWRQANKYGVPRIVYVNKMDRAGANFLRVVGQIKNRLGHTPVPVQLAIGAEDDFQGQVDLLKMKAIYWNEDDKGTSYREEEIPADMVELANEWRNNMVEAAAEANEELMNKYLEEGDLSIEDIKAGLRLRTIACEIVPAVCGSSFKNKGVPLVLDAVIDFLPAPTEIPAIQGVHPDSTDDNEIHDERPADDNAPFSALAFKIATDPFVGTLTFVRVYSGVLESGNSVINSVKGKKERVGRMVQMHANQRDEIKEVRAGDIAALIGMKDVTTGDTLCDIEKPIILERMDFPEPVISVAVEPKTKADQEKMGIALGKLAQEDPSFRVKTDEETGQTIISGMGELHLDILVDRMKREFGVEANIGKPQVSYRETISKDNVEIEGKFVRQSGGRGQFGHCWIRFSTPDVDEKGNITEGLVFVNEVVGGVVPKEYIPAIQKGIEEQMKNGVVAGYPLIGLKATVFDGSYHDVDSNEMAFKIAASMATKQLAQKGGGKVLEPIMKVEVVTPEDYMGDVMGDLNRRRGLIQGMEDSVSGKVIRAEVPLGEMFGYATDVRSMSQGRASYSMEFSKYAEAPSNIVEALVKKQA; this is encoded by the coding sequence ATGGCTCGTAACACAGCAATCAACCGCTACCGGAACATTGGTATCTGTGCCCACGTTGACGCGGGCAAGACCACCACCACCGAGCGGATCCTGTTCTACACAGGTCTCAGCCACAAGATGGGTGAGGTGCACGACGGCGCTGCCACTACCGACTGGATGGTGCAGGAGCAGGAGCGTGGTATCACCATCACCTCCGCTGCGATCACCACCTTCTGGGAAGGTTCGCGCGGCCAGTACGACAAGTATCGCGTAAACGTCATCGACACCCCCGGCCACGTAGACTTCACCATTGAAGTTGAGCGCTCCCTGCGCGTACTGGACGGCGCCGTCGTTGTGTTCTGCGGCACCTCCGGCGTTGAGCCGCAGTCCGAAACCGTATGGCGTCAAGCCAACAAGTACGGCGTTCCGCGTATTGTTTACGTGAACAAGATGGACCGCGCCGGCGCCAACTTCCTGCGCGTCGTCGGTCAGATCAAGAACCGCCTGGGTCACACCCCGGTTCCGGTTCAGCTGGCCATCGGTGCAGAAGATGACTTCCAGGGTCAGGTTGACCTGCTGAAGATGAAGGCCATCTACTGGAACGAAGACGACAAAGGCACTTCCTATCGCGAGGAAGAAATTCCCGCCGATATGGTCGAGCTGGCCAACGAGTGGCGCAACAACATGGTCGAGGCTGCTGCCGAGGCCAATGAAGAGCTGATGAACAAGTACCTCGAAGAGGGTGATCTCTCCATCGAGGACATCAAGGCCGGTCTGCGTCTGCGCACCATCGCCTGCGAAATCGTTCCGGCTGTTTGCGGCTCCTCCTTCAAGAACAAGGGCGTGCCCCTGGTTCTCGACGCCGTCATCGACTTCCTGCCTGCTCCGACCGAGATTCCGGCGATTCAGGGTGTCCACCCGGACAGCACTGATGACAACGAAATCCACGACGAGCGTCCGGCTGACGACAATGCTCCGTTCTCCGCTCTGGCGTTCAAGATCGCTACCGACCCGTTCGTAGGTACTCTGACCTTCGTTCGCGTTTACTCGGGCGTTCTGGAGTCTGGTAACTCGGTTATCAACTCCGTGAAAGGCAAGAAAGAGCGCGTTGGTCGTATGGTGCAGATGCACGCCAACCAGCGTGACGAGATCAAGGAAGTACGCGCTGGCGACATCGCTGCTCTGATCGGCATGAAGGACGTCACCACCGGTGACACCCTGTGCGACATCGAGAAGCCGATCATCCTTGAGCGTATGGACTTCCCTGAGCCGGTAATCTCGGTAGCTGTTGAGCCGAAGACCAAGGCTGACCAGGAGAAGATGGGCATCGCCCTCGGCAAGCTGGCCCAGGAAGACCCGTCGTTCCGCGTCAAGACCGATGAAGAAACCGGCCAGACCATCATCTCCGGTATGGGTGAGCTGCACCTGGATATCCTCGTCGATCGCATGAAGCGCGAATTCGGCGTCGAAGCCAACATCGGCAAGCCGCAGGTTTCCTATCGTGAAACCATCTCCAAGGACAATGTGGAGATCGAAGGCAAGTTCGTTCGCCAGTCCGGCGGTCGCGGCCAGTTCGGTCACTGCTGGATCCGCTTCTCGACTCCGGATGTGGACGAGAAGGGCAACATCACCGAAGGTCTGGTGTTCGTCAACGAAGTCGTGGGCGGTGTGGTTCCGAAGGAATACATCCCGGCGATCCAGAAGGGTATCGAAGAGCAGATGAAGAACGGCGTCGTTGCCGGCTATCCGCTCATCGGCCTGAAGGCTACCGTGTTCGATGGTTCCTACCATGACGTCGACTCCAACGAGATGGCGTTCAAGATCGCTGCTTCCATGGCGACCAAGCAACTGGCCCAGAAGGGCGGTGGTAAGGTGCTTGAGCCGATCATGAAGGTAGAGGTGGTGACTCCTGAGGACTACATGGGCGACGTGATGGGTGACCTGAACCGTCGTCGTGGTCTGATTCAGGGGATGGAGGACTCGGTTTCCGGTAAGGTGATTCGTGCCGAGGTTCCGCTGGGCGAAATGTTCGGTTACGCAACCGACGTGCGTTCCATGTCCCAGGGTCGCGCAAGCTACTCTATGGAATTCTCCAAGTACGCCGAAGCTCCGTCGAACATCGTCGAAGCTCTCGTTAAAAAACAAGCTTGA
- the rplW gene encoding 50S ribosomal protein L23 has translation MNQERVFKVLLGPHISEKATGLADGNSQFVFKVATDATKLEIKKAVESLFGVKVRRVTTLNVQGKTKRTVRGLGKRNDWKKAYIALQPGQDLDFAAGAE, from the coding sequence ATGAACCAGGAACGCGTATTCAAAGTGCTGCTGGGCCCGCATATCTCCGAGAAGGCCACTGGCCTGGCGGACGGCAACAGCCAATTCGTTTTCAAGGTTGCCACTGATGCAACCAAGCTGGAAATCAAGAAGGCCGTAGAAAGCCTGTTCGGCGTGAAAGTGCGTCGCGTCACCACCCTGAACGTTCAGGGTAAGACCAAGCGTACCGTTCGCGGCCTGGGCAAGCGTAACGACTGGAAAAAAGCGTACATCGCTCTCCAGCCGGGCCAGGATCTCGATTTCGCAGCTGGCGCTGAGTAA
- the rpoC gene encoding DNA-directed RNA polymerase subunit beta', whose amino-acid sequence MKDLLNLLKNQGQIEEFDAIRIGLASPEMIRSWSFGEVKKPETINYRTFKPERDGLFCAKIFGPVKDYECLCGKYKRLKHRGVICEKCGVEVALAKVRRERMGHIELASPVAHIWFLKSLPSRIGLLLDMTLRDIERVLYFESYVVIDPGMTTLEKGQLLNDEQYFEALEEFGDDFDARMGAEAVRELLNAIDLEHEIGRLREEIPQTNSETKIKKLSKRLKLMEAFQGSGNHPEWMVLTVLPVLPPDLRPLVPLDGGRFATSDLNDLYRRVINRNNRLKRLLDLAAPDIIVRNEKRMLQEAVDALLDNGRRGRAITGSNKRPLKSLADMIKGKQGRFRQNLLGKRVDYSGRSVITVGPTLRLHQCGLPKKMALELFKPFIFGKLEGRGMATTIKAAKKMVERELPEVWDVLAEVIREHPVLLNRAPTLHRLGIQAFEPVLIEGKAIQLHPLVCAAYNADFDGDQMAVHVPLTLEAQLEARALMMSTNNILSPANGEPIIVPSQDVVMGLYYMTREAINAKGEGMAFADLQEVDRAYRSGQVSLHARVKVRINEKIKNEDGSLTANTRIVDSTVGRALLFQVVPAGLPFDVVNQSMKKKAISKLINHCYRVVGLKDTVIFADQLMYTGFAYSTISGVSIGVNDFVIPDEKARIIDAATEEVKEIESQYASGLVTQGEKYNKVIDLWSKANDEVSKAMMANLSKEKVTDREGKQVDQESFNSMYMMADSGARGSAAQIRQLAGMRGLMAKPDGSIIETPITANFREGLNVLQYFISTHGARKGLADTALKTANSGYLTRRLVDVAQDLVVTEIDCGTDRGLVMSPHIEGGDVVEPLGERVLGRVMARDVFKPGSDEVIVEAGTLIDEKWVDFLEQMSVDEVVVRSPITCETRHGICAMCYGRDLARGHRVNIGEAVGVIAAQSIGEPGTQLTMRTFHIGGAASRTSAVDNVQVKNGGTIRLHNLKHVERADGALVAVSRSGELAVADDFGRERERYKLPYGAVISVKEGDKVDPGAIVAKWDPHTHPIVTEMDGTVAFVGMEEGITIKRQTDELTGLTNIEVMDPKDRPAAGKDIRPAVKLIDAAGKDLLLPGTDVPAQYFLPANALVNLNDGAKVRIGDVIARIPQETSKTRDITGGLPRVADLFEARRPKEPSILAEISGTISFGKETKGKRRLVITPTDGSDPYEELIPKWRHLNVFEGEQVSRGEVISDGPSNPHDILRLLGVSSLAKYIVNEIQDVYRLQGVKINDKHIETILRQMLRKVEVAESGDSSFIKGDQVELVHVLEENEVLGAQDKFPAKYERVLLGITKASLSTESFISAASFQETTRVLTEAAVTGKRDFLRGLKENVVVGRLIPAGTGLAYHSERKRQRELGKPQRVSASEAEAALAEALNLSGN is encoded by the coding sequence TTGAAAGACTTGCTTAATCTGTTGAAAAACCAGGGTCAGATCGAAGAGTTCGATGCCATCCGTATTGGCCTGGCCTCGCCCGAGATGATCCGTTCCTGGTCCTTCGGCGAAGTCAAGAAGCCGGAGACCATCAACTACCGTACCTTCAAGCCGGAGCGCGATGGCCTGTTCTGCGCCAAGATCTTTGGCCCGGTGAAGGACTACGAGTGCCTGTGCGGTAAGTACAAGCGCCTGAAGCACCGCGGTGTGATCTGCGAGAAGTGCGGCGTCGAAGTCGCACTGGCCAAGGTGCGCCGCGAGCGCATGGGCCACATCGAGCTGGCCTCGCCGGTCGCCCACATCTGGTTCCTGAAGTCCCTGCCGTCCCGTATCGGCCTGCTGCTGGACATGACCCTGCGTGACATCGAGCGCGTGCTCTATTTCGAGAGCTACGTGGTGATCGATCCGGGCATGACCACCCTCGAGAAGGGCCAGCTGCTGAACGACGAGCAGTACTTCGAAGCCCTCGAAGAGTTCGGTGACGACTTCGACGCCCGCATGGGTGCGGAAGCCGTTCGCGAGCTGCTCAATGCTATCGATCTGGAGCACGAGATCGGCCGCCTGCGCGAAGAGATTCCGCAGACCAACTCGGAAACCAAGATCAAAAAGCTGTCCAAGCGCCTGAAGCTGATGGAGGCCTTCCAGGGCTCCGGCAACCATCCCGAGTGGATGGTGCTGACCGTCCTGCCGGTGCTGCCGCCGGACCTGCGTCCGCTGGTTCCGCTGGATGGCGGCCGCTTCGCGACCTCGGATCTGAACGATCTGTATCGCCGCGTGATCAACCGTAACAACCGTCTGAAGCGCCTGCTCGACCTGGCTGCTCCGGACATCATCGTGCGCAACGAAAAGCGCATGCTGCAGGAAGCCGTCGACGCCCTGCTCGACAACGGTCGTCGCGGCCGTGCCATCACCGGCTCGAACAAGCGCCCGCTGAAGTCCCTGGCCGACATGATCAAGGGCAAGCAGGGTCGCTTCCGTCAGAACCTGCTCGGCAAGCGCGTGGACTACTCCGGTCGTTCGGTAATTACCGTAGGTCCGACCCTGCGTCTGCACCAGTGCGGTCTGCCGAAGAAAATGGCCCTGGAGCTGTTCAAGCCGTTCATCTTCGGCAAGCTGGAAGGTCGTGGCATGGCCACCACCATCAAGGCCGCCAAGAAGATGGTCGAGCGCGAGCTGCCGGAAGTGTGGGACGTTCTCGCTGAAGTCATCCGCGAACACCCCGTACTGCTGAACCGTGCGCCGACCCTGCACCGTCTGGGCATCCAGGCGTTCGAGCCGGTACTGATCGAAGGTAAAGCCATCCAGCTGCACCCGCTGGTCTGCGCCGCGTACAACGCCGACTTCGACGGTGACCAGATGGCCGTGCACGTCCCGCTGACCCTTGAGGCTCAGCTGGAAGCGCGTGCGCTGATGATGTCCACCAACAACATTCTGTCGCCTGCCAACGGCGAGCCGATCATCGTTCCGTCGCAGGACGTGGTAATGGGTCTGTACTACATGACCCGTGAAGCGATCAACGCGAAGGGCGAGGGCATGGCCTTTGCCGACCTGCAGGAAGTTGACCGCGCCTACCGCAGCGGCCAGGTGTCCCTGCACGCCCGCGTAAAAGTGCGCATCAACGAGAAGATCAAGAACGAAGACGGCTCCCTAACCGCCAACACCCGTATCGTCGACTCCACCGTCGGCCGTGCGCTGCTGTTCCAGGTTGTCCCGGCCGGCCTGCCCTTCGACGTGGTCAACCAGTCGATGAAGAAGAAGGCGATCTCCAAGCTGATCAACCACTGCTATCGCGTGGTCGGTCTGAAGGACACCGTCATCTTCGCTGACCAGCTGATGTACACCGGCTTCGCCTACTCGACCATCTCCGGTGTGTCGATCGGCGTGAACGACTTCGTCATCCCGGACGAAAAGGCCCGCATCATCGATGCCGCCACCGAGGAAGTGAAGGAGATCGAGAGCCAGTACGCCTCCGGCCTGGTAACCCAGGGTGAGAAGTACAACAAGGTGATCGACCTCTGGTCCAAGGCCAACGACGAAGTCTCCAAGGCGATGATGGCCAACCTCTCGAAAGAGAAGGTGACCGATCGCGAAGGCAAGCAGGTCGACCAGGAGTCCTTCAACTCCATGTACATGATGGCGGACTCCGGTGCGCGGGGTTCCGCGGCCCAGATCCGTCAGCTGGCCGGTATGCGTGGCCTGATGGCCAAGCCGGACGGCTCCATCATCGAGACCCCGATCACCGCGAACTTCCGTGAAGGCCTGAACGTACTCCAGTACTTCATCTCCACTCACGGTGCTCGTAAAGGTCTGGCGGATACCGCACTGAAGACCGCGAACTCCGGTTACCTGACCCGTCGTCTCGTCGACGTGGCCCAGGACCTGGTGGTGACCGAGATCGACTGCGGCACCGATCGTGGCTTGGTCATGTCCCCGCACATCGAAGGCGGCGACGTGGTAGAGCCGCTGGGTGAACGTGTCCTCGGCCGCGTGATGGCTCGCGACGTGTTCAAGCCGGGCAGCGACGAGGTGATCGTCGAGGCCGGTACCCTGATCGACGAGAAGTGGGTCGATTTCCTCGAGCAGATGAGCGTCGACGAAGTCGTTGTGCGTTCGCCGATCACCTGCGAAACCCGTCACGGCATCTGCGCCATGTGCTACGGCCGCGATCTGGCCCGTGGTCACCGCGTGAACATCGGTGAGGCGGTCGGCGTTATCGCTGCCCAGTCGATCGGTGAGCCGGGTACCCAGCTGACCATGCGTACCTTCCACATCGGTGGTGCGGCCAGCCGTACTTCCGCCGTGGACAACGTGCAGGTCAAGAACGGCGGCACCATCCGCCTGCACAACCTGAAGCACGTAGAGCGTGCCGACGGCGCCCTGGTAGCGGTTTCCCGCTCCGGCGAGCTGGCGGTGGCCGACGACTTCGGTCGTGAGCGCGAGCGCTACAAGCTGCCGTACGGTGCGGTGATTTCCGTGAAGGAAGGTGACAAGGTCGATCCGGGCGCCATCGTCGCCAAGTGGGACCCGCACACCCACCCGATCGTCACCGAGATGGACGGCACCGTGGCCTTCGTGGGCATGGAAGAGGGCATCACCATCAAGCGCCAGACCGACGAACTGACCGGTCTGACCAACATTGAAGTGATGGACCCGAAGGATCGTCCGGCTGCCGGCAAGGACATTCGTCCGGCCGTGAAGCTGATCGACGCCGCAGGCAAGGATCTGCTGCTGCCGGGTACCGACGTACCGGCCCAGTACTTCCTGCCGGCGAACGCTCTGGTCAACCTCAACGATGGCGCGAAAGTGCGTATCGGTGACGTTATCGCGCGTATCCCGCAGGAAACCTCGAAGACCCGCGACATCACCGGTGGTCTGCCGCGGGTTGCCGACCTGTTCGAAGCTCGTCGTCCGAAAGAGCCTTCGATCCTGGCGGAAATCAGCGGCACCATCTCCTTCGGCAAGGAAACCAAGGGCAAGCGCCGTCTGGTCATCACTCCCACCGATGGTAGCGATCCGTACGAGGAGCTGATTCCGAAGTGGCGTCACCTGAACGTGTTCGAAGGTGAACAGGTAAGCCGTGGTGAAGTGATCTCCGACGGCCCGAGCAACCCGCACGACATTCTCCGCCTGCTGGGCGTCAGCTCGCTGGCCAAGTACATCGTCAACGAGATCCAGGACGTTTACCGTCTGCAGGGCGTGAAGATCAACGACAAGCACATCGAGACCATCCTGCGCCAGATGCTGCGCAAGGTCGAAGTGGCCGAGTCGGGCGATTCGTCCTTCATCAAGGGCGACCAGGTCGAGCTGGTTCACGTGCTGGAAGAGAACGAAGTACTGGGTGCCCAGGACAAGTTCCCGGCCAAGTACGAACGCGTTCTGCTGGGTATCACCAAGGCCTCGCTGTCCACCGAGTCGTTCATCTCGGCGGCATCCTTCCAGGAGACCACCCGCGTCCTCACCGAGGCGGCGGTCACCGGCAAGCGCGACTTCCTGCGCGGCCTGAAGGAGAACGTGGTCGTGGGTCGTCTGATCCCGGCGGGTACCGGTCTGGCCTACCACAGCGAGCGCAAGCGTCAGCGTGAGCTCGGCAAACCGCAGCGCGTGAGCGCGAGCGAGGCCGAAGCAGCACTGGCCGAAGCGCTCAACCTGAGCGGTAACTAA
- the rplC gene encoding 50S ribosomal protein L3, with the protein MTIGVVGRKCGMTRIFTEDGVSIPVTVIEVEPNRVTQFKNEESDGYRAVQVTVGERRASRVSKAQAGHFAKANVAAGRGVWEFRLGEEAYNAGDAITVELFQAGQLVDVTGESKGKGFAGTIKRWNFRGQDNTHGNSVSHRVPGSIGQCQTPGRVFKGKKMSGHMGAERVTVQSLEVVRVDAERNLLLVKGAVPGATGGDVLVRPAAKARG; encoded by the coding sequence ATGACAATTGGTGTTGTCGGTCGTAAGTGCGGCATGACCCGCATTTTCACCGAAGATGGTGTCTCCATTCCGGTCACGGTCATTGAGGTCGAGCCGAATCGTGTCACCCAATTCAAGAACGAAGAAAGCGATGGCTACCGTGCGGTCCAGGTGACTGTCGGCGAGCGTCGTGCTTCCCGTGTGAGCAAGGCGCAAGCCGGTCACTTTGCCAAGGCGAATGTCGCCGCCGGTCGCGGCGTGTGGGAATTTCGTCTGGGCGAGGAAGCCTACAACGCCGGTGATGCAATCACCGTCGAGCTGTTCCAGGCTGGCCAACTGGTCGATGTGACCGGTGAGTCCAAGGGTAAAGGCTTTGCCGGTACCATCAAGCGCTGGAACTTCCGTGGTCAAGACAATACCCACGGTAACTCCGTTTCCCACCGCGTCCCGGGTTCCATCGGCCAGTGCCAGACTCCTGGTCGAGTGTTCAAGGGCAAGAAAATGTCCGGCCACATGGGTGCTGAGCGTGTAACCGTTCAATCCCTGGAAGTCGTACGTGTCGATGCAGAGCGCAATCTGCTGCTGGTCAAAGGTGCCGTTCCCGGCGCTACCGGTGGTGATGTGCTGGTGCGTCCGGCAGCCAAGGCTCGCGGTTAA